The genomic interval TTGGTAGTTGACCGTTCGCAAAATGTCTCGGTCACGGCTCGGAGGAATGGCCGTTAATCGAATGATCACAAGCTGTCAGTGTTGGTGCGGAAGATCAAACAGGCCATGCTTGTGTGGTTCGACGAGTCCTATGCGCAGTGCGTCTCCACATTAGCGTCGAGTGCGACCGCTGCGATCTGCTTTAGGCAGTACGAAGGTCGCTCCACGATGTAGGTCGCTTGCGGACGATTGCGTTGTAAAAGTTCGGTCCGTGATAGTTAGGGAACAAAGACTGCGGACTTGGTATGCGCGAATGCGACTCGAATTTGTCGTGCTGCAGACGTATGTCGCAATTGCTTCAAAGCATAAGGCGCTGCAGTCGTTGCTCGTTTCGAGGCGTTGTGTTTGGGCGCTTGACTATCGCGGCCCCCCCACTGGTACGATACTTGCTATTCTCCTCGCCAGGTCGTCAAGAACAGGCGGGAGGAGAAGATGACCAAAACCACGAGCTGGGCCAATGGTGGTATTGGCGGGCATGCGACAGCGAAAGTCGATGTCCTGGTTATCGGAGCCGGCGTCGCTGGCCTTTATCAGCTGTACCGGCTACGGGAGCTCGGGCTGAACGTCAGGGCGATCGACGCGGCCTCAGGGGTCGGCGGCACTTGGTATTGGAACCGTTATCCTGGTGCGCGCGTCGATTCAGAGGGACACGTCTATCAGTACCTTTTCTCCGAAGACCTCTACAAAGGATGGAGCTGGAGCGAAAGGTTTCCGAGCCAACCCGAAATCGAACGCTGGCTCAATTACGTGGCGGACCAGCTTGATCTACGCAAGGACATTCAGTTCGGCGCGACGGTCCAGAGCGCTCATTTCGATGAAGCGACGGAGCGATGGGTGGTCGTGACCGACAAGGGTGATATGATCGATACCCAGTTTCTCGTCACCTGTTGCGGCATGCTTTCGGCGCCCCATGTGTCTTTCCCGGGCCAGGAGACATTCAAGGGGCAGGCGTTTCATACGGCGCGATGGCCGCAGCAACTGGTCGATCTTACTGGGAAGCTTGTCGGCGTGGTCGGTATCGGACCAACTGGGATCCAGGTGGTCCAGACGATCGCGCAAAAGGTCGGCCAGCTCAAGGTGTTCGTCCGCACGCCGCAATACATCCTCCCTATGAAGAATCCCAAGTACAACGCCGCCGACGTCGAGGCCTACAAGTCGAAGTTCAAAGCCCTTACCGAGCTGCTGCCGCACACGTTCACGGGCTTCGAATATGACGTTCAGTACGCCTGGGCCGGTCTGCCACCGCAACAGCGCCGCAAGGTGATCGAAGACTGCTGGAACGATGGTTCTGTGAAGTTGTGGATGGCGTCCTTCGCCGAATTGTTCTTCGATGAGGGGGTAAACGCGGAGATCTCCGAATTCGTGCGCGCGAAAATGCGCGAGCGGCTCAGGGATCCAAAACTATGCGAGCTGCTGATCCCGAGCGATTACGGATTCGGCACCCATTTTGGAGCAGAATTTCCTCGAGGCGTTCCATCGAGCCAGTGTGGAGGTTGTCAACGTCAAGACCAACCCAATCGAGCGCGTCACGACCGAAGGCATCCAGACGGCGGACGGCACAGTTCACCGGCTCGACGTCATCATCCTAGCGACGGGATTCGACGCAGGAACGGGCGCTTTGACCCGCATCGACATCCGCGGTCGCGATGGACGGTCGCTGAAGGAGGAGTGGGGCAGAGACATCCGGACCACCATAGGGTTGCAAGTTCACGGCTATCCCAATCTCTTCACGACCGCGGCGCCGCTAGCCCCCGTGGCCGCGCTTTGCAACGCGACCACTTGCTTGCAGCAGCAGGTCGAGTGGATAACCGGATGCATTAGCTATCTCCGTGGCAAGAACTTGAAGTTCATCGAACCCTCCAAAGCGTTGGAAGATCAGTGGGTGGCGCATCACGAGGAAACCGCCAACGCAATGCTGATCGCCAAGACTGATTCCTGGTACCTGGGATCGAACGTCGAAGGGAAGCCGCGCCGAGTGCTCTCCTACACCGGGGGTGTAGGCAGCTATCGGCAAAAATGCGACGAAGTCGTCGCAAGCGGCTGTGAGGGCTTTGCCGCGCACTAGGGTCCGATCCGGCGCGAGCAATTCTTTGGGTCAATTGGTGGCCTTTGATTGGGAAAATGGAGCCACGATGGGAGTACTGTCGCATCTGCGGGTCGTCGAAATTGGTAGCTCGGCGGCAACCAGCTATTGCGCGCGATTGTTTGCCGACTTCGGTGCGGATGTTCAGAAGGTCGAGCCGCCGGCAGGCGATCCAATTCGCCACTACGCGCCGCTCACGCCGAAGGGCCAGAGCGCTTGGTTCGCTTTCCTGAACTTCAACAAGTCAAGCACAATCATTGACCCCGCTGCATCGGACGCGGTAACGCGGCTGACTGCAATGATCGAGGACTGCGATATTCTGGTTGACGGCAGGGAAATTGATCCGGCGAACTGCCCCTCCATTGATATCGCCGCGATCCGCCAGCGGCGATCCAATTTGATCTACCTCGAAGCGAGCTGGTTCGGCCGCGAGGGCCCTTATGCGGGATTCGCCGCAACCGATGCGACCATTCGCGCGCTCGCCGGCCTTATCAAGCTCGTGGGACCCGCCGAGGGCCCGCCCTTGCACGCACCGGATTTCCAGACCGGTATCCTCGGCGGTCTGTGGGGTTTCATCGCGGCGGCTTCTTCGGCGGTTGCACGAATGAAGGGTGAGGCAGGACGGTCGTGGTCGGTCAGTATCTTCGAATCGAGCCTCGCTATAAGCGAGTATCTCATGTTCGAGGCCTCGGCGCGCGGCGAGGTCATGCGCCGGATTGGCATTAACCGCTTCTGGCCGGTTTTCCCGGGCGGCGTTTACGAAACCAAAAACGGCTGGCTCGGCGTTACGACGTTCACGCCGGCACAATGGCACGCGTTCTGCGATATGCTCGGGCTGTCCGAACTGCGCGATAGTCCGGCTCTGGTCCTCAGCGAAGAGCGTCTGCAATACATCGAGATGATCGAACGACAGTTCGTGCCAAGGTTGAAGGCTCGGACAGCGCAGGAGTGGTTCGCAGAGGGACTGAAGCGGAAGATCCCGATCGTACCAGTACCGAACCTATCCGATCTGCTCCTCGACACAGAAAAAAAGGAGCGCGGCGCAATCGTGCCTATCGTCCTAGGCCGAGAAGAGGGCATGACTGTTGGATCGATGCAGCGGCTGACATTGACGCCCCCGCGCCGAGGAGGCAAAGTTCCAGCTCTTGGCGAGCAGCAATCTGTCGCGGACATCCCAAAGCAGCTATCTTTGGCGGCGTCGCGGTCGTCCACCTGCATCGATGCCGGACGGCAGCCCTTGCGTGGAATTCGCATTATCGACTTCACAATGGGCTGGGCAGGCCCGTTGTGCACGCGCACCCTGGCTGATCTTGGCGCGGAAGTCATCAAGATTGAGTCCACCAAGTATCCGGACTGGTGGCGCGGTGTCGACCGGCGGCCCGCTTACGTCGACGCTCAGATGTACGAAAAGAGCCAAGCCTTTTGCATCATGAACCGCAACAAGCGCGGCATCACGCTCGACCTCACGCGACCCCAAGGCCTCGCTCTTGCCAAGCGTCTTTTGGCGGAAGCCGATGTCGTCGTAGATAATTATTCGGTTGATGTGCTGCCGAAGCTCGGACTTGGCTACGATGTGCTCCGAACGCTCAATCCTCGGCTTGTCATGTTGTCAATGTCCGCCTTTGGCGCGAACAGCCTCTATCGCGATTGTCGAGCTTACGGTTCGACCCTCGAGCAGGCGTCAGGGTTGCCGATCGTGGTCGGAAATCCGGACGGGCCACCCGTGATGAGCCACGTCGCCTTTGGGGATGCCGTCGGTGGGTTGAACGGCTGCGCAGCAGTTCTGGTCGCGCTGATTCACGCCCGCAATACCGGGCTCGGACAGTTCATTGACCTTGCGCAAATCGAATGCATGATGCCGTTTGCAGCGCCGTGGATCACCGTTCAGTCGATCGGCGGTAGGCCGCCCCCGAAGT from Bradyrhizobium arachidis carries:
- a CDS encoding CoA transferase, coding for MGVLSHLRVVEIGSSAATSYCARLFADFGADVQKVEPPAGDPIRHYAPLTPKGQSAWFAFLNFNKSSTIIDPAASDAVTRLTAMIEDCDILVDGREIDPANCPSIDIAAIRQRRSNLIYLEASWFGREGPYAGFAATDATIRALAGLIKLVGPAEGPPLHAPDFQTGILGGLWGFIAAASSAVARMKGEAGRSWSVSIFESSLAISEYLMFEASARGEVMRRIGINRFWPVFPGGVYETKNGWLGVTTFTPAQWHAFCDMLGLSELRDSPALVLSEERLQYIEMIERQFVPRLKARTAQEWFAEGLKRKIPIVPVPNLSDLLLDTEKKERGAIVPIVLGREEGMTVGSMQRLTLTPPRRGGKVPALGEQQSVADIPKQLSLAASRSSTCIDAGRQPLRGIRIIDFTMGWAGPLCTRTLADLGAEVIKIESTKYPDWWRGVDRRPAYVDAQMYEKSQAFCIMNRNKRGITLDLTRPQGLALAKRLLAEADVVVDNYSVDVLPKLGLGYDVLRTLNPRLVMLSMSAFGANSLYRDCRAYGSTLEQASGLPIVVGNPDGPPVMSHVAFGDAVGGLNGCAAVLVALIHARNTGLGQFIDLAQIECMMPFAAPWITVQSIGGRPPPKYGSRHPQFVPHGCFRCSGEDSWVMLAAIDEKMWQRLAILIGRPDWAIDASLQSAEARRCIEDEIERAIEAWTLTHDADQAMSKLQAGRVAAGVARQPSDLLRDPHLGSRAFLQEVERAFIGVHPQPSMPIRDSSGPFAIRTAAPTLGEHNSEILSGLLGLSGTEIAQLASAGIIGTSMASKTS